From Nitrospiraceae bacterium:
TGGAGCAGACGAGTTCCGCTAGTCCACCGGTTTTATGAGCCGGCGTCATTTCTTTTGGACGCATCTCGTAGAGCGTGACTTTGGCCCCTCGATTAGCGGCCTGCCAGGCCGCTTCCGATCCAGCAAGCCCTCCACCGATGATGACGACGTCATCCCGCACTGCGCGAAGCTCCATGAGGGAAAAACTGCGAGAGAAGGCATTGTAGGAACCGCGTTTTCGGGAAGTCAAGGCGAGCTGAATGTAGGGACGAGGCAAAGGGTATGAAGCTAGAGGTTCCTCCTTGAAATCTCTAACTGCAAACCCCTCGATCAAGTTACCCGCTGTGTTGATCCCTTTTGAAGCACCATGCTAGACTCGCGCACCGTGGGCGATTAGCTCAGTGGGAGAGCGCTTCCTTCACACGGAAGAGGCCACAGGTTCGATACCTGTATCGCCCACCATCTTTTCAACCACTTCCGAGACAGCGCTCTTCGACGTCCTCAGCACTGTGGTCGATTTTGTGTCACGGTGCCCGCGTCGGTCCAGAACATCCACCCCATCCCGCAAGCTCTCCGGGTAGTGATGGGCATACCGTTGCGTCATCATCGAAGACTTGTGCCCGAGGAGCCGCTGCACCTTGTACAGATCGATCCCGGATTGAACCAGCCGGGTCGCGAAGGTATGCCGGAGGTCGTGGAAATGACAATCGACGATGCCAGCCTTGGCCATCGCAGGCCGCAGAGCCCGTCGAAGATGGTTTGGATCAATAGGTGTGCCGGCCATACTCGGAAACACGAGACTTGTTTTCAGGTGGCGCACCTTGGCCTTCTCCGTGAGGAGAGCCATCACGGTCTGATTCAACGGCACCGTGCGTCGCTCCCCATTCTTCGATCGAAACACCGTCACCGTTCTCCGGAACAGATCAACTCCGCTCCACGTCAGCGCCAGGATCTCACCCAGGCGCATCCCGGTATGGAGAGCAAACACCACCAGTTCCCGCAGCCACGACGGGCAGGCGGCGAGTAATCGCGTCTCCTCATCTTCCGTCAGCCAGCGTTCTCGCTTGTTCGCGCCCTTTTCTAGGGACACCCGGCTGACCGGATTATCACGGCACCACTCCCACTCCCGCTTGGCGAGATTGAAGGCCTTTCTCAAACAGGTCAACTCTCGGTTGATCGAGGCGGCCTTCACCCCAGCCGCGTAGCGTCTGCTCTTGTAGTCAACGATCAGCTTGGGCGTGATCTGCGCCAAGGTCCGATCGCCAAAGAAATCCCGGAAGTGTTTGACGAACACCTGACAACTCTGTCGACTGGCCAGCTTGATCATATGTTCCCGTTCAAAGCGATCCATCAGATCATCGAAGGTCCGCGTCCTTTCCTCCAAGCTGTCAAAATACTGCCCTTCGATAAGCTGAATCTTGACCTTGGCCAGGATCGACCCGGCCATGGCTTGATTGGTCGTCCCCGTAGACCGGCGTATCCGTTGACCCTGAAACATGAAATTCATCCACCAGACCTTACCTCGTTTAACGAGCCCCATCGTCTCCCTCCTTTCCCGTTGGGCTCGCTATTGGTCTGGTTTCCCCGTGGCGGGGATTATAGGCATCCCGCCTGGCGCGAGCAATGACTCGGCTAAGGTCAAACCCAGTTACACGCATGCGGTGCACGGGCCGGTCTTTAACTGGTTTTCGACAACTCTCTAGCCAATGGTCAATGTCATCCTTCCGGAAGCGCAGAAGGCCATGAATCTTCAGACAGGGAATTCGTCCCTGTGCCGCCCAGGCATAGAGGGTCGCCGGTTTGATTTGTAAGTGCTGGGCGAGAGCGTTGACGGTCATCAACATTGATGTCGTCTCGTGTGGACCTCATTAAGAGGGAATTTGCACAGGTATAGCGGAGACAGCATGAGTGATCAAAAATCCGACAACTAGGTCGCACGAGCATGTCGGGTCTTTGCTTCGAGGGCACTGCTTTGAAATAATCAACCCGATGAAGTATCGGCCAGAATCATGGCGTGACCGTCTCGAAGCCCAGGATGAAGACTCCCGAGCGTTCCTGCTATTGGGCCAAACGCTCGTGCAGCTGCTGGATCTTGCGGACAGGGGATTCGCACCTGAGGGAGCCCGCATTCTCATGGAGCAGGCGGCTTCAGTCGACTGGAGGAAAGCCTATCTCAACTCGCCGCAAGTGATGGCAGAGATGGCTAAGAGCATTGATCTCCCAGCGACTGCCGAACTTCCGAGCAACGACAAAGCCCTTGGGCCGGTGCTGCGAGAAACCATGGATCGGCTCAAAGGGTTCATGAAGCGGATTGATGGCCTGACAGACCAACGGACCGGTCTCTTTACTCACGCAGCGATGAAGACGAAAGAACTGAAACGGGTCATGGACGCTGTGCTACCCCAACTCGGGAGGTTTCTGATTGAACTGAAGGTCGCCACTGATCATGTGCTAGCCCTGATGATATGGAAGACGACTATGCGCGACCTGCTGATATCAGCTGAGGCGGGTGATGATACGGCGCTATGCAAGGTGCTCTCCGTGAATCCCTTGCTGGCCTATCACGCATCGATCGGGCAGCGCATCCAGCAGGCCACGGCACACCGAGAGCATCTCATCCTTCGCCAGATTCAGAAGGCAATTGCAAAGCGTCCCCCTCGTCACAAGAATGCCAAGGCGGGCTTCATCATGGCCGGCTTGTGGGAAGCGAGGTTGAAACGACTCCCCTCCAGACAGATTCAAGGGTTCCTACGAGACGTGGGGGCTTCGCAACGTCCCTTCCCCACAGGCCTTGGAACGGTGTGCACAACGGTTGGGACTCAAGAAGTATTGCACCGAGTCGCCAAGGATGGGGAATGAAGACGAATAAACACCAAACGCTGTTGTTAGTGAAATCCAAGCAAACGGTACGGGCCAGGGATCTCGTGGAGGCATTTGGCTACTCGGCCCCGACCGCACGCTCGTACCTTTCCCACCTCAAACGACAGGAATTGCTGGAACGATCAGAGAGGGGTCACGGGCTGACCGATAAAGGACTAGCGCGCCTCGAATTTTTCGACGTGAGTGGATGCGCCGATCCTGCCTGCCCACTCTGTCGACAGAAAGCCGGTCTGCTTACCTGTCCCCGCTGCAGCTATCAATTGTCGAAAGAGAAACTCCGTATTCTTCCCGAACAGGACTTCCTGGTGGTCGTGCGTCATGCCGGGGTTTACTGCCACCGGTGCTGGAAGCTCCTCTTCAGCGAAGCCCAGGCGCATTTGATGGGCATTCCCAAGGAGGCCGCATGAAAGTAGGATGGAGCATTACCCCGCTCGGTTGGATCCTAATTGTTGTCCTCGCTACCGTCCTCCTCTACCACATTGTCACCAAGCTGAAGCGTCCCCCCAAAGAAAATTACTAGACACATCAGCTCTGCCTTTAAGGCGTGAAGTGCTCCCTCCAGCGTTCTCGTTCGTTTCGTACTCCATGTGTCTTTCTGTGTGACTCCCTTTCATCAATGAGTGTTTAGGTGATCCCACATGAGCACCGATGGCGTGAAGAGAGAGTCCATCACGCACAACTAGCTTACGCGTGGTACGCGGCTTTACTCACTGTACTCGAAATCACAAGCTTACTCCGTAGGTAGGTGAGCAACTGACTAAACCAAAGGAATATGCTTTTCGAAACCGTCTGTCTTGGGATCTGTGTTGCTAAAGTCGGGATTTGATTGAGGTCAATTCAGCCCCCAACATTGATGCGAGTTTCACAGGTCTTACCCTAATTGCCACAGGTCTTGGGACCTGGGAGAGAGCGAGGCTAAGTGACATCTGAGCCGAAAATAGCCCTGCAATTCGACCGTTAAATCTCCCTCATCATTGTCTCTAAGAAGACCCGCCTGGCTAGGTCCAAAATCCCTCCGATAATTGACGATGAGACTCGGTCGATTTCTCAGGAAATTTGACTTATCCTTGAGCCAGTCCAAAAACAAATCCTTATGAGCCCCCTACCAAATCGCAGTGTCTCTCTGAAACACGATGGACCAGCGGGCCTGGTCGTCTTCCTGGTCGCACTTCCCCTGTGTCTGGGTATCGCCCACGCCTCCGGGGCGCCACTGTTCGCCGGTATCATTGCTGGAATTGTCGGCGGCTGCCTGATATCGATGTTATCCGGCTCGCAGGTCAGCGTCAGTGGTCCGGCCGCTGGGCTCGTCGTGATTGTTGTCACAGCCATTCAGACCCTGGGCTCCTATCAAGCGTTCCTGGCCGCGGTGGTCCTCTGCGGGGTGATTCAGATCGGGCTGGGAGTAGCGGGTGCCGGAGCCATCGGCGATTATGTGCCGAACTCCGTCATCAAGGGGATGCTCGCTGGGATCGGGTTGGTGATCGTGCTCAAGCAGATTCCGCATGCGCTTGGCCAGGATCTCGACTGGATCGGCGACTTGAGCTTTCTGGAAGCTGACCACGCGAACACGCTGTCGGCTATCTTCACCGCCGCCGTTCATGTGCTCGACGGTCCGCTCGTGATTTCAGTGCTGAGTGTGGTCACCCTTATCGGCTGGGAGAAGCTGGCAAAAGGAGGGGCGCGCGTGTTCACGGTCGTGCCCGGCTCCGTCGTGGTCGTTGTGCTGGGAATTCTCGTGAATCAGGTCTTTCGAGTTGTGACTCCGGGACTGTACATCAGCGAGCCGCAGCACCTCGTGGACCTCCCGGTGGCCGAATCGTTCTCGGATCTGGTCCATCAGTTCACCGTCCCTGATTTTTCCGCGGTTGCAGACCCAAACTTGTGGGCGATCGGTCTGACGCTGGCTATTGTCGCCAGCATTGAAAGCTTGTTGTCGCTCGAAGCAGCCGATCGCCTCGATCCGTTCAAGCGGATCTCGCCCCCCAGTCGGGAACTCTGGGCGCAGGGGGCAGGCAACGTGGTCTCAGGGCTTCTGGGCGGCTTACCTGTGACCAGCGTTGTCATTCGTACCTCCGCGAACGTCTATGCCGGTGCCCGGACCTGGGTCGCCGCCTTTGTTCATGGGCTCCTCTTGCTGGCGAGTGCCTTGCTGATCCCGCACCTGCTGAATCAGGTCCCCCTGGCCAGCCTGGCGGCGATCCTCATCATGGTGGGATACAAACTCACCAAACCGGCCGTGTACCAGTCCGTGTACCGACTGGGCATGACCCAGTTCATCCCCTTTCTCGTGACCGTGATGGCCATTGTGTTCACGGACCTTCTCAAGGGGGTCTTGCTAGGCTTGGCGTGCGGACTGTTTTTCGTCCTCAGGAGCAACCACCGCGACGCGGTCACGGTCGTCACCAGGAACAAGGCCTGCCTCATTCGTCTGAACAAAGACGTGACATTTCTCAATAAGAACGAACTCCGAACGAAACTGCGAGCCATCGAAGGCGGGACCGATGTGCTAATCGATGGAACGAAAGCCCCGTACATCGACCGCGACATTCTGGAAGTCGTGGAAGATTTTCAGAAGATGGCTGACCACCAAGGCATCTCGGTCGAGCTCAAACATGTGGCAGGAAAAACCCTCAGACCGGAGCGCTAACATGATGGACCCGTACGTCAAGCTCTTGCTATCGAACGAAGCCTGGGTGAAGGAGAAGCTAGCGCTGCGCGGAGATTTCTTTGAACGGGCGGTCAGCGGACAGAACCCGCAGTTTCTGTGGATCGGGTGCTCCGATTCGCGGGTGCCGCCTGAGGACATGACCGGGTCGGAGCCGGGGGAGCTGTTCGTCCATCGAAACATCGCCAATCAGGTGTCCGACCACGACGTGAGTGTCCTGAGC
This genomic window contains:
- a CDS encoding helix-turn-helix domain-containing protein gives rise to the protein MLMTVNALAQHLQIKPATLYAWAAQGRIPCLKIHGLLRFRKDDIDHWLESCRKPVKDRPVHRMRVTGFDLSRVIARARRDAYNPRHGETRPIASPTGKEGDDGAR
- a CDS encoding FaeA/PapI family transcriptional regulator gives rise to the protein MKTNKHQTLLLVKSKQTVRARDLVEAFGYSAPTARSYLSHLKRQELLERSERGHGLTDKGLARLEFFDVSGCADPACPLCRQKAGLLTCPRCSYQLSKEKLRILPEQDFLVVVRHAGVYCHRCWKLLFSEAQAHLMGIPKEAA
- a CDS encoding SulP family inorganic anion transporter yields the protein MSPLPNRSVSLKHDGPAGLVVFLVALPLCLGIAHASGAPLFAGIIAGIVGGCLISMLSGSQVSVSGPAAGLVVIVVTAIQTLGSYQAFLAAVVLCGVIQIGLGVAGAGAIGDYVPNSVIKGMLAGIGLVIVLKQIPHALGQDLDWIGDLSFLEADHANTLSAIFTAAVHVLDGPLVISVLSVVTLIGWEKLAKGGARVFTVVPGSVVVVVLGILVNQVFRVVTPGLYISEPQHLVDLPVAESFSDLVHQFTVPDFSAVADPNLWAIGLTLAIVASIESLLSLEAADRLDPFKRISPPSRELWAQGAGNVVSGLLGGLPVTSVVIRTSANVYAGARTWVAAFVHGLLLLASALLIPHLLNQVPLASLAAILIMVGYKLTKPAVYQSVYRLGMTQFIPFLVTVMAIVFTDLLKGVLLGLACGLFFVLRSNHRDAVTVVTRNKACLIRLNKDVTFLNKNELRTKLRAIEGGTDVLIDGTKAPYIDRDILEVVEDFQKMADHQGISVELKHVAGKTLRPER
- a CDS encoding tyrosine-type recombinase/integrase; translation: MGLVKRGKVWWMNFMFQGQRIRRSTGTTNQAMAGSILAKVKIQLIEGQYFDSLEERTRTFDDLMDRFEREHMIKLASRQSCQVFVKHFRDFFGDRTLAQITPKLIVDYKSRRYAAGVKAASINRELTCLRKAFNLAKREWEWCRDNPVSRVSLEKGANKRERWLTEDEETRLLAACPSWLRELVVFALHTGMRLGEILALTWSGVDLFRRTVTVFRSKNGERRTVPLNQTVMALLTEKAKVRHLKTSLVFPSMAGTPIDPNHLRRALRPAMAKAGIVDCHFHDLRHTFATRLVQSGIDLYKVQRLLGHKSSMMTQRYAHHYPESLRDGVDVLDRRGHRDTKSTTVLRTSKSAVSEVVEKMVGDTGIEPVASSV